The Kordia sp. SMS9 genome window below encodes:
- a CDS encoding YfcC family protein translates to MNTSLKNRKKWYERIPHAVVIIFIIIIFVTLLSYLIPAGEFKRMVVDGRERVIPNSFTIIPNTPIGFLDMFKAIPLGFKAAAEVIFVVLSGGIMFGIIERTKAIENAVGTFVKLLGQEKKYLAVVIMTFIYGALGVFVGYEHNIAMVPIAAVVALALGGDLILAAGISVGAITIGFGLSPINPYTVGVGHKIAELPLFSGALLRSILCFSALSFLAFYNVRYLKRITKNPAKSLGKGLNIDGISLSKPIEAYSISIQNWLIIAVFLLGLASILYGVFNWNWYLNEISAIFLMVAVASGIIGKMDANTFSETLLKSVAYVAPGAFMVGFATTIKVLLEMGHISDTISFHLSEVLKELSLHFSAVGMAISQSIINFFIPSGSGQALATLPVMIPAGEVIGLTRQTTILAFQIGDGVSNLINPTLGGLIAMLSMCRVPIDRWFRFILPVAFTIFIFSAITLVIAVLIGYH, encoded by the coding sequence TGTAACATTACTGAGTTATCTAATTCCTGCCGGAGAGTTTAAACGTATGGTAGTTGACGGTCGTGAACGTGTCATTCCGAATTCATTCACCATTATTCCTAATACACCCATTGGTTTTTTAGACATGTTTAAAGCCATTCCTTTAGGTTTTAAAGCTGCGGCAGAAGTGATCTTTGTGGTACTTTCTGGAGGAATTATGTTTGGCATTATAGAACGTACGAAAGCTATTGAAAATGCTGTCGGAACCTTTGTAAAACTCCTTGGACAAGAAAAAAAATACCTTGCCGTTGTTATTATGACCTTTATTTATGGCGCATTGGGCGTTTTTGTTGGATATGAACATAACATTGCCATGGTTCCGATTGCGGCGGTGGTTGCATTGGCGCTTGGTGGCGATTTGATTCTTGCGGCTGGAATTTCCGTTGGTGCCATTACGATCGGATTTGGACTGTCACCCATCAATCCGTATACGGTTGGTGTTGGACATAAGATTGCGGAGCTTCCATTATTTTCAGGTGCTTTGTTGCGAAGTATCTTATGTTTTAGCGCACTTAGTTTCTTGGCTTTTTACAATGTTAGATATTTAAAAAGGATCACGAAAAACCCCGCAAAAAGTCTTGGAAAAGGATTGAATATTGATGGAATTTCACTTTCCAAACCTATTGAAGCGTATTCGATATCCATACAAAATTGGCTCATCATAGCGGTATTTCTCTTAGGTTTAGCGTCCATTTTATATGGTGTTTTTAATTGGAATTGGTATCTCAACGAAATCTCGGCTATATTTTTAATGGTTGCCGTAGCTTCCGGAATTATTGGAAAGATGGATGCCAATACCTTTAGTGAAACGCTATTAAAATCAGTAGCGTATGTAGCTCCAGGCGCTTTTATGGTTGGTTTTGCTACAACGATCAAAGTATTATTGGAAATGGGACATATCAGCGATACCATTTCATTTCATCTATCAGAAGTATTGAAAGAATTGTCTTTACATTTTTCTGCGGTCGGAATGGCAATATCGCAAAGTATCATTAACTTTTTTATTCCTTCAGGAAGTGGACAAGCATTGGCAACCTTACCCGTAATGATTCCTGCTGGAGAAGTTATTGGATTAACACGGCAAACTACGATTCTAGCATTTCAAATTGGCGATGGCGTTTCTAATTTAATCAATCCTACACTCGGAGGACTCATCGCGATGTTGAGCATGTGTCGTGTACCCATTGATCGTTGGTTTCGATTTATACTTCCTGTTGCCTTCACAATATTTATTTTTTCAGCAATCACACTTGTAATCGCAGTATTAATTGGCTATCATTAA